A single window of Colletes latitarsis isolate SP2378_abdomen chromosome 11, iyColLati1, whole genome shotgun sequence DNA harbors:
- the Lrt gene encoding leucine-rich tendon-specific protein → MLWTSRCSLILLLTTLASCMDTTKDDLAEDETTSNVISTIVSTMTSYTTLSSLNIVEETTVNSSNVVKSPDEENDKDSAHASSPSPDTVWECPNITKPGIECSCDFPHTLRCTGDRTTLQIIRNHLRFSRPGTISLLDVTVTGISALPARFLEDVALHGLVISSGELRNVHENAFAGLASPLQALGLPNNLLDSVPTVALSRLVGLEQLDLSQNKLQTLEADSFKGLSNLTYLDLCDNLLSQLSPQAFAALPGLRSLRMHGNLLSVSALSALRGLKRLEELDLSNNLLLGPMGPNLLPQMPRLRILTVSENKLVNIQQGALVGLKNLSYLSLSHNQIDVLEDHSFKYLSTLTRLDLANNRIVAVSSSSLAHLDKLTTLDLTHNFLRSLTADLVVPLKSLQDLRLDDNDITMVANDVPTSKLRLKRLSLADNPLNCDCTLLEFANWLSNSTLNEEDKSSAICATPPALENGILTQVSPGSLLCGEPTPPITTKEPLTSAQLTLKNYHYDKSTGVNLLWHVEMCAEQYTCDRLIVYETISDSEMRTESSSLHCDSRTMEDPCSLPVIIPASMDLKLGHKYRYCVILLIPTNYDDVSLGLGCSDVITLKETKRELQQDQETIAIKSSDTKITGVHANVSNQGFLHVDVSLSSLKESSLLECKLSVVVFDAESAVHRQKLNCSLSFVTLEVILPGRYKVCASLDEVTEEDVISNFVNNRDRLRCVEVQGFKQNTEIIILAIIGAGCALLIALVVLGRSVVKKVRHPRIQTQCFLPAQEFEITHKAHYIKLLATTKV, encoded by the exons ATGCTGTGGACGTCCCGATGTTCGCTGATCCTGTTACTCACAACGCTGGCGTCGTGCATGGACACAACGAAGGATGACCTCGCGGAAGACGAGACGACGTCCAACGTGATTTCCACAATCGTCTCGACCATGACGTCGTACACGACGCTATCCAGCTTGAACATAGTCGAGGAGACGACGGTGAATTCGTCAAACGTTGTAAAAAGTCCGGACGAGGAAAATGATAAAGACTCGGCCCACGCGTCCTCGCCTTCGCCTGACACCGTTTGGGAGTGTCCAAATATTACAAAACCGGGCATCGAATGTTCTTGCGATTTTCCACACACGTTGAGATGCACCGGCGATAGAACAACGCTGCAG ATTATCAGAAATCATCTGAGATTCAGTCGTCCAGGAACAATCTCTCTTCTCGATGTAACCGTGACGGGAATCTCCGCATTACCAGCGCGTTTCCTCGAAGACGTTGCCCTGCATGGACTGGTTATTTCCAGCGGAGAACTGAGAAACGTTCACGAAaatgcttttgctggtttggctaGTCCTCTTCAAGCCCTCGGACTTCCGAACAATCTCTTGGACTCCGTCCCAACGGTTGCTTTATCGCGTCTCGTTGGACTGGAGCAGTTGGATCTGTCTCAGAATAAACTACAAACTTTAGAAGCAGATTCTTTCAAG GGTTTGTCGAACCTGACGTACTTGGACTTGTGCGACAATTTATTGTCGCAATTGTCGCCGCAAGCATTCGCTGCTTTGCCCGGATTGCGTTCGTTGAGGATGCACGGAAATCTTTTGAGCGTGTCAGCATTGTCGGCGCTTAGAGGTCTTAAGAGATTGGAAGAACTGGACCTGTCCAATAACTTGTTACTAGGTCCGATGGGCCCGAATCTCCTCCCTCAAATGCCACGGTTGCGGATTCTAACAGTATCTGAAAACAAGCTGGTAAACATTCAGCAAGGGGCGCTAGTGGGATTGAAGAACTTGTCATATCTGAGCTTAAGTCACAATCAG ATCGACGTACTGGAGGACCATTCGTTCAAATACTTATCAACTCTTACCAGACTTGATTTAGCGAACAACCGCATAGTCGCGGTGTCCAGTTCTTCTCTGGCGCATTTAGACAAATTAACCACGTTAGACCTGACGCACAATTTCTTGCGATCCCTGACCGCCGATCTAGTGGTGCCATTGAAAAGTCTTCAAGATCTACGACTGGACGACAATGACATCACAATGGTAGCCAACGACGTGCCAACGTCAAAGTTACGCTTAAAGAGACTCTCCCTGGCCGACAATCCTCTGAACTGCGACTGTACTCTACTAGAGTTCGCTAATTGGCTAAGCAATTCCACTTTGAACGAAGAGGACAAATCGTCGGCGATCTGCGCTACACCGCCTGCGTTGGAGAACGGCATATTGACTCAGGTCTCCCCTGGTAGCCTACTTTGCGGGGAACCAACGCCACCAATCACGACCAAAGAACCTCTGACTAGTGCTCAACTGACATTGAAAAACTATCACTACGACAAATCAACCGGTGTCAATCTTTTGTGGCACGTGGAGATGTGCGCAGAGCAATACACTTGCGACAGATTGATCGTTTACGAAACCATAAGCGACAGTGAAATGCGAACGGAGTCTAGTTCCCTGCATTGCGATTCCCGCACGATGGAAGACCCCTGCTCGTTACCAGTGATTATACCAGCTTCGATGGATTTGAAATTGGGTCACAAATatcgttactgcgtgatactcCTGATACCGACCAATTATGACGACGTttccttaggcctgggatgcagCGACGTGATCACCCTCAAGGAGACTAAACGAGAATTGCAGCAGGATCAAGAAACCATCGCGATAAAGTCTTCTGACACCAAAATAACTGGCGTGCACGCGAACGTATCTAATCAGGGCTTCTTGCACGTCGACGTAAGCTTGTCATCCTTGAAAGAGTCAAGTTTACTCGAGTGTAAGCTATCCGTCGTGGTCTTCGACGCTGAATCCGCAGTGCATAGGCAGAAACTCAACTGTAGTTTATCATTCGTAACATTGGAGGTAATATTGCCAGGTCGTTACAAGGTTTGCGCCAGTCTCGATGAAGTCACTGAAGAAGATGTCATCTCGAACTTCGTGAATAATCGGGATAGACTTCGTTGCGTCGAAGTGCAGGGGTTCAAGCAGAACACAGAGATCATCATCTTGGCGATTATTGGAGCAGGTTGCGCGCTTTTAATCGCGCTGGTAGTACTTGGCCGTAGCGTCGTAAAGAAGGTGAGACATCCCAGGATACAGACGCAATGCTTTCTACCCGCTCAGGAGTTCGAGATAACTCATAAAGCACATTATATCAAGTTGCTGGCTACGACGAAAGTCTAA